One Bacteriovorax sp. PP10 DNA segment encodes these proteins:
- a CDS encoding DUF4383 domain-containing protein, producing MQTKNFALIGGLIMLMMGLISFVPAMNVTEGLPPLYINASYGMFLDLFPMNVFNKVALVVFGIGGLMAYFTTKDTLHYSIMFSKLVFWVMGALAILGLFPQTNTLFGYWPLFGFEIIAHGIFAVIGGYYGYIANKEDTFHLPHRMHKI from the coding sequence ATGCAAACTAAAAATTTTGCTCTCATAGGTGGTTTAATAATGCTGATGATGGGGCTAATTTCCTTTGTCCCGGCGATGAATGTGACTGAAGGGTTACCCCCCTTGTACATTAACGCCAGCTACGGAATGTTTCTCGATTTATTCCCGATGAACGTTTTTAATAAGGTGGCATTGGTGGTTTTTGGTATTGGTGGTCTAATGGCCTACTTTACCACTAAGGATACTCTGCACTATTCAATCATGTTTTCAAAACTCGTCTTTTGGGTGATGGGTGCTCTGGCCATCTTAGGATTGTTCCCACAAACGAATACGCTTTTTGGTTACTGGCCATTATTTGGATTTGAAATTATCGCTCATGGAATTTTTGCCGTGATTGGTGGTTACTATGGATACATTGCCAATAAGGAAGACACATTTCATCTACCTCACAGAATGCATAAAATTTAA
- a CDS encoding methyl-accepting chemotaxis protein yields the protein MKKSLNFRLLAWAATSIFVVAIFITGYSAYVLKDELFKKATLESKRYAENISASINNKISQTFEVTNSLGKFMAQTKAKSNPMHMTREEVIELMRERFKVTPMMFGLWTGWEPNAFDGRDDLEKDKIPSDKSGRFVPYITRKSDGTFNLEPLLDYDKEGAGDYYLQPKKLLKDTVIPPYAYPVNGQTILMMSLTSPIIVDGIFYGVAGSDIDLSFFQELADTKNLPAGSRILIFDKRGTIVAFSDDKARLLKNIFQETIPAYDAFTIERLQKADEDVLLKDNNLSVLSKIKMLDEEWFVEINIPKAAITGPIYKQIVLQAIIGLVIALFALVIGYILINKITGRIISLADRLKQSAEVTRDGSNTVKDASFQVSSATQEQAAAIQETATTLDEISAMVAKSVDNARTSSELANDSYIIAEEGKNSVLQMRNSMEDIRTNNENVVSQIENSNKEIEGIINVIHNISEKTKVINDIVFQTKLLSFNASVEAARAGENGKGFAVVAEEIGNLAAMSGNSSREINDLLQQSIQSVENTIRLTKEKVEVMISEGQHKVDNGVSVAAKCEQILNQIVKNVSSVKHAMSDVSTAAEEQSKGVSNISDAMNMLDKTTQDNTKTVHQTAEQSEKLFREADNLSEIIFQLEEEVYGKR from the coding sequence ATGAAAAAATCTCTCAATTTTCGTCTATTGGCATGGGCCGCTACAAGTATCTTTGTCGTTGCCATTTTTATCACTGGCTACAGTGCTTATGTTTTAAAAGATGAGCTATTTAAAAAAGCGACACTTGAATCAAAAAGGTACGCTGAAAATATTTCTGCAAGTATCAACAATAAAATTTCCCAGACTTTTGAAGTCACTAATTCACTGGGAAAATTCATGGCCCAGACTAAAGCAAAATCAAACCCAATGCATATGACCCGCGAAGAAGTCATTGAACTCATGAGAGAGAGATTTAAAGTTACTCCCATGATGTTTGGTCTATGGACAGGATGGGAACCCAATGCTTTTGATGGAAGAGATGATTTAGAAAAAGATAAGATCCCGTCTGATAAATCAGGGCGCTTTGTTCCTTACATTACAAGAAAGTCTGACGGAACATTTAACCTTGAACCACTTCTTGATTATGATAAAGAAGGTGCAGGAGATTATTATCTTCAACCTAAAAAGTTGCTTAAAGATACCGTCATCCCTCCTTACGCTTATCCAGTTAATGGTCAGACTATTCTGATGATGTCGTTAACCTCACCTATTATTGTTGATGGTATTTTTTATGGTGTGGCCGGATCAGATATCGATTTATCATTTTTTCAGGAACTCGCAGATACAAAAAATCTTCCAGCTGGATCTCGTATTCTTATCTTTGATAAACGCGGGACCATAGTTGCTTTCTCAGATGATAAAGCAAGGCTCTTAAAAAATATTTTTCAGGAAACAATTCCTGCTTACGATGCATTTACGATTGAGCGATTACAAAAAGCAGATGAAGATGTTCTTTTAAAAGACAATAATCTAAGTGTGCTTTCAAAAATTAAAATGCTTGATGAAGAATGGTTCGTTGAAATCAATATTCCCAAAGCTGCTATTACCGGGCCCATTTACAAACAAATCGTACTTCAGGCCATTATTGGTCTGGTGATTGCCCTTTTTGCACTGGTTATTGGTTACATTTTAATTAACAAAATCACAGGGCGAATTATTTCTCTGGCAGACCGCTTAAAGCAATCAGCTGAAGTCACTCGCGATGGAAGTAATACTGTTAAAGATGCCTCTTTTCAGGTTTCCAGTGCCACTCAAGAACAGGCCGCGGCCATTCAGGAAACGGCAACCACTCTTGACGAGATCAGTGCCATGGTCGCAAAAAGTGTCGACAATGCCCGAACATCAAGTGAGCTGGCCAACGATAGTTACATTATCGCCGAAGAAGGAAAAAATAGTGTTCTTCAGATGAGAAACTCAATGGAAGACATCCGTACGAATAATGAAAATGTTGTTTCACAAATTGAAAATAGTAACAAAGAAATTGAAGGCATCATCAATGTCATCCATAATATTTCTGAAAAAACAAAAGTCATTAATGATATTGTTTTTCAAACGAAACTCTTGTCGTTCAACGCTTCAGTAGAGGCAGCGCGCGCTGGTGAAAATGGAAAAGGGTTTGCCGTTGTTGCTGAAGAAATTGGTAATCTGGCCGCGATGAGTGGAAATTCTTCCAGAGAGATCAATGATCTACTTCAACAGTCAATTCAGAGTGTAGAAAATACGATCAGGCTGACTAAAGAAAAAGTTGAAGTCATGATTTCTGAAGGCCAGCATAAAGTAGATAATGGTGTGAGTGTAGCTGCAAAATGCGAGCAGATTTTAAACCAGATTGTAAAAAACGTTTCGAGCGTAAAACATGCAATGTCTGATGTTTCAACGGCAGCTGAAGAGCAGTCAAAAGGTGTTTCAAATATTTCAGATGCCATGAACATGCTGGATAAAACCACTCAAGACAATACAAAAACTGTTCACCAGACGGCCGAGCAGTCAGAAAAGCTTTTTAGAGAGGCCGACAACCTTTCTGAGATTATTTTTCAACTGGAAGAAGAAGTTTACGGAAAAAGATAG
- a CDS encoding tRNA (adenine(22)-N(1))-methyltransferase TrmK, producing the protein MRLPNPKLTARMKHFIDNALKGQPLWDICCDHGYVGIKALETSQFSEVHFVDQVPHIMERLETLIKQYWRIKPEHKYSLHLLSGEELEMDVHGTMLVAGVGGLTIKTIVSALIENKKLHAKRLLLSPHTDEKVLIQYLDDADFQKIYGVTEKILMPEGKRFRPLYILDLK; encoded by the coding sequence ATGAGACTTCCTAATCCTAAATTAACAGCACGTATGAAGCATTTTATTGATAATGCTCTCAAGGGCCAACCATTATGGGATATCTGCTGTGATCATGGTTACGTAGGAATTAAAGCACTCGAGACTTCACAGTTTTCAGAAGTCCACTTCGTTGATCAAGTCCCGCATATTATGGAGCGACTTGAAACTCTAATAAAACAATACTGGCGGATTAAACCTGAACATAAATACTCACTTCACCTGCTATCAGGCGAAGAGTTAGAGATGGATGTACATGGAACAATGCTGGTTGCTGGTGTTGGAGGCCTGACGATTAAAACCATTGTAAGTGCACTTATTGAAAATAAGAAACTGCATGCCAAACGATTGCTTCTTTCTCCTCACACGGATGAAAAAGTTTTGATTCAATATTTAGATGATGCTGATTTTCAGAAAATTTATGGCGTCACTGAAAAAATTCTTATGCCGGAAGGGAAACGTTTTAGACCACTTTATATTCTTGATTTAAAATAA
- a CDS encoding sensor histidine kinase encodes MPRELLFLFGFFAAFVLINFATYLFLHYKMKEKIFRELSTYWILVLVVFLIEGAFPAGKLALSLVFIVNLFPIYIMANFLMRSYGLKLNLRKYTISFFAVIALTLTNYFLGMPFFILSFPVCLLAAFPLMEAIYTTFVIKKGEATFVQQFMASVVFGLGVFCCFHYAFNRLTPGTEVVGYGSAFLNYITASIILPVFAIQELNKEKTERLEHLVRERTAELLASKIQKEKLLRVVVHDISNALQVLILQSSRLSHSEDPKVVEASVRLLKNLDSISEIARHVKEMEYAKTAAIKLAPVTIEECFAEIKDLFGDRFENKNVKLILINKVPNDVVINVDKVTFIHSVASNIISNALKFSYPNSEVVVTAYEEKNQVHFDVQDYGVGMNDKFLSNLFEFESSFTTLGTNGERGTGFGMPLVKNYAEIFGGQVKAFSGQHVDASGTRILVSLPAFPLNDQATSFH; translated from the coding sequence ATGCCTAGAGAGTTATTATTTTTATTTGGATTTTTTGCGGCGTTTGTTTTGATTAACTTCGCAACTTATCTGTTTCTTCATTATAAAATGAAGGAAAAAATCTTTCGTGAATTATCCACGTACTGGATTCTCGTGCTCGTTGTTTTTCTTATCGAAGGTGCTTTTCCAGCTGGAAAGTTAGCTCTTAGTTTAGTTTTCATCGTGAATCTTTTTCCAATTTATATCATGGCAAATTTTCTTATGCGCTCGTATGGGCTCAAGTTAAATTTGAGAAAATATACAATTAGTTTTTTTGCAGTCATTGCACTGACTCTCACTAATTATTTTTTGGGAATGCCATTTTTTATTTTATCATTTCCCGTTTGTCTCCTGGCCGCTTTTCCTTTGATGGAGGCCATCTATACAACGTTCGTCATTAAAAAAGGCGAGGCCACATTCGTTCAGCAGTTCATGGCAAGTGTGGTGTTTGGTCTGGGAGTATTTTGCTGCTTCCATTACGCCTTCAATCGACTGACTCCGGGAACGGAAGTCGTGGGATACGGATCGGCCTTTTTAAATTATATTACGGCCTCTATTATCTTGCCGGTATTTGCGATCCAGGAATTGAACAAAGAAAAGACAGAGCGCCTGGAGCATTTAGTAAGAGAGCGAACAGCAGAGCTTCTGGCATCTAAAATTCAAAAAGAAAAATTACTCCGCGTGGTTGTTCACGATATTTCAAATGCCCTTCAGGTTTTAATTTTACAATCGAGCAGACTGTCGCACTCTGAAGATCCAAAAGTGGTGGAAGCTTCAGTTCGTTTATTGAAAAATCTTGATTCCATTAGTGAAATCGCCAGACACGTCAAAGAGATGGAGTATGCTAAAACGGCGGCCATTAAACTTGCACCTGTCACAATAGAAGAGTGTTTTGCTGAGATTAAAGATTTATTCGGCGATCGATTTGAAAATAAAAATGTGAAATTGATTCTGATCAATAAAGTTCCCAACGATGTGGTGATCAATGTCGATAAAGTGACATTTATCCACTCGGTAGCATCAAACATTATTTCTAATGCTCTTAAATTCTCTTACCCTAATTCAGAAGTTGTCGTGACAGCTTATGAAGAAAAAAATCAGGTGCATTTCGATGTACAGGATTATGGAGTGGGGATGAATGATAAGTTCTTATCGAACCTTTTTGAGTTTGAGTCTTCGTTTACCACTCTTGGCACGAATGGCGAACGAGGAACTGGTTTTGGTATGCCGTTAGTTAAAAACTATGCAGAAATTTTTGGTGGCCAGGTAAAAGCATTTTCCGGGCAGCACGTTGATGCCAGCGGTACGCGCATTCTGGTAAGCCTTCCGGCCTTCCCACTGAATGATCAGGCCACAAGTTTCCACTGA
- a CDS encoding iron-containing redox enzyme family protein, translating into MDKMVDAKMDQLKAALNQSVSMIVNSYENMPWDNKEFYANYIAQTFYYVRHSTRMLATSAGRLSYEQQQNLHLRFLKHLGEEAGHEKLAINDLKALGYTLNDFKELNATRCFYEPQYFKIEHKDPLAIMGYILYLEVLAQNICPPLSKKLTALYGKKTATFLIVHGEEDPHHVEEAQKMLATLPPEALAIITENLEQSSFAFNLMMKEISDSVQLAKWKKAA; encoded by the coding sequence ATGGATAAAATGGTAGACGCAAAGATGGATCAACTGAAAGCAGCTCTTAATCAGTCAGTAAGTATGATCGTCAATTCCTATGAAAACATGCCTTGGGACAATAAAGAATTTTACGCCAACTATATCGCCCAAACGTTTTACTACGTACGCCATTCAACTCGTATGCTTGCGACAAGTGCCGGTCGTCTATCCTATGAACAGCAACAAAATCTACACCTAAGATTTTTAAAGCATCTCGGTGAAGAAGCAGGTCATGAAAAATTAGCAATCAATGACCTTAAGGCCTTAGGTTATACTCTTAATGATTTTAAAGAACTCAATGCCACTCGCTGCTTTTATGAGCCTCAATATTTTAAAATTGAACACAAAGACCCACTAGCGATTATGGGTTACATTCTTTATCTTGAAGTACTGGCCCAAAATATTTGTCCGCCGTTATCAAAAAAACTTACCGCTCTTTACGGAAAGAAAACTGCAACCTTCTTGATTGTTCACGGTGAAGAGGATCCTCATCACGTTGAAGAAGCTCAGAAGATGTTGGCGACTCTTCCGCCTGAGGCCCTGGCCATTATTACTGAAAATCTTGAGCAGTCATCATTTGCTTTTAATCTAATGATGAAAGAAATCAGCGATTCAGTACAGCTTGCTAAATGGAAAAAGGCCGCTTAA